TAAGCTGTTCAATTAATTTGGTTCACTCGGCCGTATGCAAAACAATGTCTACACTGGCATGCATCAAAGCATTCCACAAGGACAAGTTAGGACCATGGACTTTATAATTTTTCCCTTTTGCTAAATGGAGGTTATTTCCCCCAAATTATTACTCTAAACATTTAATTTGGAGACTGGAATTTGTAGACAAACTGCTTTAAGATTAAAGCATACTCCATGGAGCAAAACTAGAGTAGAAACTtccatcacaaaaaaaaaagaaagaaagaaaagaaagaggggcAGTCACCTGACAGGCTGACACCAGGCAACATCTGCAAAGTTAATTATCGTCAATTGACGTGCAGTCAACACTCTTGCACTACGAGGAGATACCAATGCTCAAGTACCCCGATCTTGCTCTCTTACATTTGCCGTGCTCCAAAATTACCAGTCATATGTTAGCCAATCAAAAGATCACATACATACTCTGAAGAAAAGGTTTGGAAAGCATTTGAAGCCATGAACAGTTGAACACATACTTTTTTATGACACCAGACAATGTCAGCAGAAAAGAGACATGAGATTggcagaaaattcggaattccttaataatagaaaaaagaacAGGATTAATATTTGGAGACAAAGAAGTTCCTCCAAACATTCATTTGAGAAAGAATTATGAGCGTGGTTTCAACACATACCCTTACCACTACACTATCAATTGCATCTTCAAATTCCAAAATAGATTACTAGTTTACTACTGATTGGCCCACGAAAACAGAAATAAATTGTATTAGGAGTTCAGGACACCATGTCGCAATgtatgcattttctagaaaaaggctacagtaatccacatatgctaatgacggaataattatgcttaataaattcgtctcgcggttttccatacgagttataaaattagtttttttattcgtgttcaAAAACCCCCGAATCCggtcaaatatccgatgtgacacccaaaaattttcttttcgcgaactaaacaaacGCAAAGTTTGCAAAGTATGCTACTTACAAAACGCTACGAGTTCTATTGTGCCAATGCTGCTTATGATTCTATAGCTGAAATTAATCACTCTCCCATTGAAAGACGTACATAGGGTACCAAGGCCTATTACTGGAAGCAGAACGTGAAAGAGGTCACCATGGCGCAGGgcgtgtcgccggcggcgtagtagggatcggcggcggcgcaccgttCGAACCGCCGCTCGAACGACCTCCACCACGAGGTGCTCTTCGCGGCGCCGCGGTCGAGCAGGAACGCGATCCAGAGCTCCCGGTTGGCCTCCGCCTCCGACGCCGCGTGCCTGCCGGCGCCGCGGTCGAGGTAGAACCGCTGCCACGCGTCCGGCCGGCCCTTCTCCCTCCACCCCTTGttcggcggccgcggcgtcggcatcgccatggccgcctcccGCCCGAGGAAGAACCGGGCACGGCATCCACCCCCTCGGcctctcctccggcggcggcacggaCGGGCGCCGGGACGGGTGCAGTCTCCCCCCGCCATAGACGATGGCGGAGAgactctcgccgccgccgtcgacgtcgtcaTCAGACTCCTccatgtcgtcgccgccgttgggaTCCCCCGAGTCGTAGAGGAGAACCTGCAGGGTGTGGAATTGAAGCAGATGAGCAAATCAAAGGCCaaaatcaatcgatcgatcgagttttGATCGGCGGACGGCGTACGTGGGGAGGGAACTGGTCGCCGTAGAGCTCCTCGAACACCTCGAGGAAGGCGTAGATGGGGTCCGGTGGCTGCTCGTCGGGGTCGGGGAGGCGGACGCCGCCGGGCATGAGATCCTCcatcgggtggacggggtggaacGTCTGCCACGACGCCCATTGGCGGCGGTGGTTGGCCATCTCCGGTGCCCTCGACGGTGGCGAAGTCGAAgtccaggcgaggcgaggcgaggcaagGCGACACGACGCGGCTCGGATCGATCACCGACAGGTTTTAGCTGCCAAAAGTCGGTTTGGAAAAGGCCCAGTGATGGGCCACACGCCCACGGCCCACGCTAGGATAATATTGTGAaaaattggaaaaagtacaccgaaggtccctcaacttctcatcgagttacaaaatcgtccctcaaccacaaaaccggatacaacgcatcccttaacttacaaaaccagtacaaactagatccctcggcggttttgactccaattttgtccgacgtggcagctgactcagcgtgggacccacgtgggccccacacgtcaacACCTACTcacctttcccctcttctctttcgtttctctccttcctctcgctctctcttTGCTCTCACACGGGGACGGCCCTAGGGCTGCCACCCACAGCGGCGCGCGCGAgttcgccggcctccccgctcACCTCGTGCGGGCCGGCCGGCAGGGCGAGGTAGGAAACAGGCGGCGGGGTGGCGTGGCgacgctgcggcggcgggccggGCGCAGGCCGGCGCCGCGGGGATGGGCGCAAAGGTGGAAGCATGCgcgtgcggcggacggcggtgggAGGAGCCGCGTGCGGGCGGATTCACGAACTTCATCACCCTGCCATTGAGCGAGCCGGGGGCGGCGTTGGTAGGGAACGGGTAGGGCGCCGAGTTGAGCAACTCGATCTCGGCCGTCGGCGACTAGGAGAAGTCGATGATGACGTCAAAGATCTCGGCCAGGGAGAGGAGGTTGGTGACGGTGTCCAGGGCCGAGAGGTACGACGCGTCGGAGCCGAAGACGTGGATGGGGAAGCTGTTAGAGAGGGAGACGTTGAAGTAGCGGGCGTTGATGGCGTTTAGGATGCGgaggcggtagcggcggcggtaGACGATGAGGAACGGCCAGGCCTTGCCGTTGACGGTGATACCCTCGCCGAAGAACTCTGgctgccatggcgctggaacgGGGGAggacggccggagcggcggcttGTTGGGGACGGCCTCGCGGATGAGCAACGGCCGGaaggacaacggcggcggcggcggcgacaacgcgTCGGCCGGCcaactccctcctcgccgcctccatccccacTTCCCTCCCGCTGTCGCCG
Above is a window of Oryza sativa Japonica Group chromosome 10, ASM3414082v1 DNA encoding:
- the LOC107275973 gene encoding uncharacterized protein; this encodes MANHRRQWASWQTFHPVHPMEDLMPGGVRLPDPDEQPPDPIYAFLEVFEELYGDQFPPHVLLYDSGDPNGGDDMEESDDDVDGGGESLSAIVYGGGRLHPSRRPSVPPPEERPRGWMPCPVLPRAGGGHGDADAAAAEQGVEGEGPAGRVAAVLPRPRRRQARGVGGGGQPGALDRVPARPRRREEHLVVEVVRAAVRTVRRRRSLLRRRRHALRHGDLFHVLLPVIGLGTLCTSFNGRVINFSYRIISSIGTIELVAFCK